In Sulfurovum xiamenensis, a genomic segment contains:
- a CDS encoding NuoB/complex I 20 kDa subunit family protein, whose product MAQHQVNYASSAGLPIALTSVDKLVNWGRSNSLWPLTYGLACCAIEMMASGASRYDFDRMGTIFRASPRQADVMILAGTLSKKHSEFARRLYDQMTEPKWVISMGSCANTGGMFNTYATVQGVDRIIPVDIYLPGCAPRPETLQYALMMLQKKIRKESADMKKNTKQDLTNQTGKRARLI is encoded by the coding sequence ATGGCACAGCATCAAGTAAATTATGCCAGCTCTGCTGGCTTGCCGATAGCACTGACTTCGGTAGACAAACTCGTAAACTGGGGGCGTTCAAATTCACTTTGGCCGCTTACGTATGGACTCGCATGTTGTGCGATCGAAATGATGGCATCGGGAGCTTCACGTTATGACTTCGATAGAATGGGAACGATCTTTAGAGCTTCTCCAAGACAAGCAGATGTGATGATCCTTGCCGGAACACTTTCCAAAAAGCACTCTGAGTTCGCCAGAAGACTTTATGATCAAATGACAGAGCCTAAATGGGTGATTTCTATGGGATCATGTGCAAATACCGGTGGTATGTTCAACACCTATGCAACCGTACAAGGTGTGGATCGTATCATTCCTGTAGATATCTATCTTCCTGGATGTGCACCAAGACCTGAAACACTTCAGTACGCACTGATGATGCTTCAAAAGAAGATTCGTAAAGAGTCTGCCGATATGAAGAAGAACACAAAACAAGACTTAACCAATCAAACGGGTAAAAGAGCGAGGTTGATCTAA
- a CDS encoding NAD(P)H-quinone oxidoreductase subunit 3 gives MTHVITEHPYFGVFVLFALTAVAFPATLWAARFVSRKFARLDTERLKLSIYECGPEVTKQPNAISAQFYLIALLFILFDVEIIFMFPWAIDFKLLGWFGFAEMILFILLLAIGFVYAWKKGALEWHSIK, from the coding sequence ATGACTCATGTAATTACAGAACATCCGTATTTCGGTGTATTTGTTTTATTTGCGTTGACAGCAGTGGCGTTCCCGGCGACGCTATGGGCTGCACGTTTCGTTAGTAGAAAATTTGCAAGACTTGATACGGAAAGACTTAAATTAAGTATATACGAATGTGGACCAGAGGTGACTAAGCAACCTAATGCCATTTCTGCACAGTTTTATCTGATAGCACTTTTGTTTATCTTGTTCGATGTAGAGATCATCTTTATGTTCCCTTGGGCGATCGACTTTAAATTACTCGGTTGGTTTGGTTTTGCTGAGATGATACTATTTATCTTACTACTTGCGATTGGTTTCGTATATGCATGGAAGAAAGGAGCACTTGAATGGCACAGCATCAAGTAA
- a CDS encoding rhodanese-like domain-containing protein — protein sequence MTLVKNPMNVLYWITMAGLLFWFAYSKGWILANFESIDAKQAIYLLENDDNVTLLDVRTIDEYKSGHLRDATLIPVDALSQNLSMLKQDKDKKIIVYCRTGSRSVTASRILEKNGFTPLNVKGGIIQLIGAGATLVK from the coding sequence ATGACTCTTGTAAAAAACCCTATGAATGTACTCTATTGGATCACTATGGCAGGCTTACTTTTTTGGTTTGCCTACTCAAAAGGATGGATACTTGCCAACTTTGAATCCATAGATGCCAAACAAGCCATATATTTGCTGGAAAATGACGACAATGTTACACTTCTTGACGTAAGGACCATAGATGAGTATAAAAGTGGTCATCTCAGAGATGCGACACTCATTCCCGTAGATGCATTGAGTCAAAATCTGAGTATGCTCAAACAAGATAAAGATAAAAAGATCATTGTCTATTGTAGAACAGGAAGCAGAAGTGTTACTGCTTCACGCATATTAGAAAAGAACGGCTTTACCCCTCTTAATGTCAAAGGAGGGATCATCCAGTTGATCGGTGCAGGAGCTACACTTGTAAAATAA
- a CDS encoding zinc ribbon domain-containing protein, producing the protein MTKTKSTLFTFNNEPFSKFSIVLIIILDIFLFVTILTGIDSEKDMSPSVSVKYPYQCKNHFDPEYQRSVWNSATRGYIYDTFPFSEYGSFYIPTHSAYYSGQKVQTYIDKRVAPLCTELYEKIAVFALSDLFKNNKELKNNLRNDKRNVLSEINSIERRYNTALFEKISATQQDRDKKIRDKYYTLLEKEKSIDKQIKEIKAVSAYKGYQEYVDFVNTNRETFNKEYDSYAFWQPFISFLYLLKFTLPLLLLSLLAHRFSTSPVRKVSVPNKLVTLISSHIIIITLLPILIDVLRLIFHIIPKRFLEKIITFLYQYGFIFLGYYFLMFLGIVSIGLVVFFIQRSVAKREKLRKEMKEKTLYIDAYNQSRCPNCRNRVDYSKNYCGFCQEELNRVCSVCHKRTPKHIQYCIECGA; encoded by the coding sequence ATGACAAAAACGAAATCAACACTTTTTACGTTCAACAATGAACCCTTTTCTAAATTTTCCATAGTGTTGATCATCATACTGGATATCTTTTTATTTGTTACCATTTTAACGGGGATAGACTCTGAAAAAGATATGTCTCCCTCGGTCAGTGTCAAGTACCCTTACCAATGCAAGAACCATTTTGATCCAGAATACCAAAGGAGTGTCTGGAACAGTGCCACAAGAGGATATATCTATGATACATTCCCTTTTTCGGAATATGGATCATTTTATATCCCCACCCATTCAGCATACTACAGTGGTCAAAAAGTTCAAACCTATATAGACAAAAGAGTGGCACCGCTATGTACAGAGCTTTATGAGAAAATAGCTGTTTTTGCACTATCTGATCTATTTAAAAATAACAAAGAACTCAAAAACAATTTAAGAAATGACAAACGAAATGTGCTCTCTGAGATCAATAGCATCGAAAGAAGATACAATACTGCACTTTTCGAAAAAATATCTGCTACCCAGCAAGATAGAGATAAAAAGATTAGAGATAAATACTACACTTTGCTTGAAAAAGAGAAGAGTATTGATAAGCAGATCAAAGAGATCAAGGCAGTATCCGCCTATAAAGGCTACCAGGAGTATGTTGATTTTGTCAATACAAATAGAGAGACATTCAACAAAGAGTATGATTCCTATGCCTTTTGGCAACCCTTCATATCATTTTTGTATTTATTAAAATTTACCCTGCCTTTATTGCTTTTATCTCTCTTGGCCCATCGGTTCTCTACAAGTCCTGTAAGAAAGGTATCGGTGCCAAATAAACTTGTCACATTGATCAGTTCCCATATCATTATCATTACGCTACTTCCCATCTTGATTGATGTATTGCGTTTGATCTTTCATATCATCCCCAAAAGGTTTTTAGAGAAGATCATTACTTTTTTATATCAATACGGCTTTATATTCCTGGGATACTACTTTTTGATGTTTCTTGGTATTGTAAGTATCGGTCTGGTTGTTTTCTTTATACAAAGAAGTGTTGCCAAGAGAGAAAAATTAAGAAAAGAGATGAAAGAAAAGACACTCTACATCGATGCTTATAATCAAAGCAGATGTCCAAACTGTAGAAACAGGGTGGACTATAGTAAAAACTATTGTGGTTTTTGCCAAGAGGAGTTAAACAGAGTGTGCAGTGTATGTCATAAGCGGACACCTAAACATATTCAGTACTGTATAGAGTGCGGTGCGTAG
- a CDS encoding ATP-binding protein, with the protein MKYLIDFIETKDVKKTLIFEHLKCTKEEASLVQYICKRYVRGLEEVSVLEILQENFSSEGYVYLQKLGLIKNLLDLGWMIQVSFGQVKAHEASTLELLSTSVTPSISLLRLLEEGSLEIFLPEVKPYTDHLEYLQDQFDMVSLLHKIATFKQGFADNSLSIGRLKNKLTLLTTRIEERVKMTETPIVVEEFFKEKELDEKEKRIFLALLKEEYSGGEGQFRDMNTLIELISFDEYEKIKNRALLEDGAKLISEDIIDYEEILNMFGGVSRSFYLQEEVMQRIIHPKKSKKVTKLKLDALVQEQELFEYLKPVTTLDDVVLHPKTRETLQNVVKQVDKEVFKKLREWGIKDKRKGIDARIIFYGAAGTGKTMTAMSLAKTLKRPILSFDCSKILSMYVGESEKNVRRIFDDFKELRTKAKVDPILLLNEADQFLSARSEGTGSSADKMHNQMQNIFLEQIEKFEGILIATTNLLGNIDKAFSRRFNYKIEFKKPGKKQRLRLWQFMLPENADYEEGFDMTELSKYELTGGQINLIIKNTAYKVAVREESVFGNQDFLEEIEKELGSSFEGTKSMGFKV; encoded by the coding sequence TTGAAATACCTTATTGACTTCATTGAAACAAAAGATGTGAAGAAAACATTGATCTTTGAACATTTGAAATGTACGAAAGAAGAGGCATCTCTGGTACAGTATATCTGTAAACGTTACGTGAGGGGACTGGAAGAAGTCTCTGTACTGGAGATACTGCAAGAGAATTTTTCATCAGAGGGGTATGTCTATCTGCAAAAACTCGGATTGATCAAAAACCTTTTGGACCTAGGATGGATGATACAGGTGAGTTTCGGACAGGTTAAAGCACATGAAGCATCTACGTTGGAACTACTCAGTACTTCTGTGACGCCAAGTATCTCTCTGTTACGTTTATTGGAAGAGGGATCATTGGAAATCTTCCTTCCGGAAGTCAAACCTTATACAGACCATCTTGAGTATCTTCAGGATCAGTTTGATATGGTCTCACTTTTACATAAAATAGCTACATTCAAACAGGGATTTGCAGACAATTCACTGAGTATAGGTCGATTGAAAAACAAATTGACACTTTTGACAACGCGTATAGAAGAGCGTGTCAAAATGACAGAAACACCTATTGTCGTTGAAGAGTTCTTTAAAGAGAAAGAACTTGATGAGAAAGAAAAACGGATATTCCTGGCCTTGCTTAAAGAGGAGTACAGTGGGGGAGAAGGTCAATTTAGGGACATGAACACCCTCATAGAACTCATAAGCTTTGACGAGTACGAGAAGATAAAGAACCGTGCGCTGCTTGAAGATGGTGCAAAACTCATCTCTGAGGATATCATCGATTATGAAGAGATATTAAACATGTTTGGGGGTGTCAGCCGCTCTTTCTATCTGCAAGAAGAGGTGATGCAGCGTATCATACATCCTAAAAAAAGCAAAAAAGTCACCAAGCTCAAGTTGGATGCACTGGTACAGGAACAAGAGCTTTTCGAGTATTTGAAACCCGTAACGACCTTAGATGATGTCGTACTGCATCCTAAAACAAGAGAGACTCTTCAGAATGTTGTCAAGCAGGTTGACAAGGAAGTATTTAAGAAACTAAGAGAGTGGGGGATTAAAGACAAACGTAAAGGCATTGATGCACGTATTATCTTCTACGGTGCCGCAGGTACAGGTAAAACAATGACAGCGATGAGTCTGGCGAAAACACTCAAACGTCCTATACTCTCCTTTGACTGTTCCAAGATTCTCTCTATGTATGTAGGAGAGAGTGAAAAGAACGTACGCAGGATATTTGATGATTTTAAAGAGTTACGTACAAAAGCAAAGGTGGATCCTATTTTACTGCTCAATGAAGCAGACCAGTTTTTGAGTGCAAGAAGCGAAGGAACAGGAAGTTCGGCAGATAAGATGCATAACCAGATGCAAAATATCTTTCTCGAACAGATAGAAAAGTTTGAAGGCATACTTATCGCTACAACCAATTTGCTCGGTAACATCGATAAGGCTTTTTCAAGACGTTTCAATTATAAGATCGAATTTAAAAAACCGGGGAAAAAACAGCGTCTTAGACTGTGGCAGTTCATGCTTCCCGAAAATGCGGATTATGAAGAGGGATTTGATATGACAGAACTTTCCAAATACGAGCTCACCGGAGGACAGATCAATCTTATCATCAAGAATACAGCCTATAAAGTAGCGGTACGTGAAGAGAGTGTATTTGGGAACCAGGACTTCCTTGAAGAGATCGAGAAAGAGCTCGGTAGCAGCTTTGAAGGGACAAAGAGTATGGGCTTTAAAGTGTAA
- a CDS encoding HPr family phosphocarrier protein, whose amino-acid sequence MFLFKNLFSKPLSVPLTVTSNNGFHLRPVAQFASLAKSFSCQITATFNNKSVDTKSVNALLSLSLEKEDTFTLVAQGKKADEALEALQRLFEMLMQDDTEIKQIEKTAYSYEGLVIEGEIISEGIAIAPTYTYHKTEVQHDSEIDFEDALSESIEELNTLYHTKEKDENAAIYLAQKELLASLSTDCQTLAELEEKVEEESEKLAGTKLDAKKSDYQDILQRVKRHLGMEIKVTFPDTPFILLGSDLLPSEIDHLQQTNVAGVVLKETSINSHTAILLRSAGIFSLIADTQDIAEGETIILDAHAGVIVQDPSDHDLKKAKEHLEKDHTQKARSATKRFEPAVTREGRSIKVFANAADLNTAQTAKEEGAEGIGLLRSEFLFKDLKPSLEEQQKAYKEIFELFDDITVRTLDVGGDKALPYIEIPSEDNPFLGVRGVRLFHTHPELMEEQLHAIFLAAGDKPIKIMFPMISSVEEFTQTKSFAQNVAQKYQLDISHLQFGIMIEVPSVLFLLESLNDVVDFYSIGTNDLTQYLFAIERTHTLLKADALSPALFSAIERILDTATKPVSICGELAANKEAIPKLLNLGMETFSVSPRSIAQTKEEIRDV is encoded by the coding sequence ATGTTCCTGTTTAAAAATTTGTTTTCGAAACCTCTTTCTGTACCACTTACCGTCACTTCAAATAATGGCTTTCATCTCAGACCCGTTGCACAATTTGCTTCATTAGCCAAATCGTTCTCCTGTCAGATCACTGCAACCTTTAACAACAAAAGTGTTGATACCAAAAGTGTCAACGCTCTGCTTTCACTCTCTTTGGAAAAAGAAGATACCTTCACGTTGGTTGCTCAAGGCAAAAAGGCAGATGAGGCACTCGAAGCACTGCAACGGCTTTTTGAAATGCTGATGCAAGATGACACAGAGATCAAACAGATCGAAAAAACTGCTTACAGTTATGAAGGTTTAGTCATAGAGGGAGAGATCATTTCTGAAGGTATTGCCATTGCGCCTACCTACACCTATCATAAGACAGAGGTACAACATGACAGTGAGATTGATTTTGAAGATGCTCTCTCTGAAAGTATAGAGGAACTAAATACACTATATCACACCAAAGAAAAGGATGAGAATGCCGCTATTTACCTTGCACAAAAAGAGCTTCTGGCTTCTCTAAGTACAGACTGTCAAACCTTGGCAGAACTTGAAGAAAAAGTCGAAGAAGAGTCCGAAAAACTTGCAGGCACAAAACTTGATGCTAAAAAAAGTGATTATCAAGATATCCTCCAACGTGTCAAAAGACATTTGGGGATGGAGATCAAAGTCACTTTCCCCGATACCCCCTTTATACTGCTAGGCAGTGACCTGCTTCCAAGCGAAATAGACCATCTTCAACAAACAAATGTTGCAGGGGTTGTCTTGAAAGAGACTTCTATCAACTCCCATACAGCCATTTTACTTCGTTCTGCGGGTATCTTTTCTCTTATCGCAGATACCCAAGACATTGCCGAAGGTGAGACTATCATACTCGATGCGCATGCTGGAGTGATCGTTCAAGACCCAAGCGATCATGATCTTAAAAAAGCAAAAGAACATCTGGAAAAAGATCATACACAAAAAGCACGCTCTGCCACAAAACGTTTTGAACCAGCCGTCACAAGGGAAGGAAGATCTATCAAAGTGTTTGCCAATGCTGCAGATCTAAACACAGCACAAACAGCAAAAGAAGAGGGTGCAGAAGGCATAGGTCTTTTACGTTCAGAATTTTTATTTAAGGATCTCAAACCCTCTTTAGAAGAACAGCAAAAAGCCTACAAAGAGATCTTTGAACTCTTTGATGATATCACCGTCCGTACACTGGATGTGGGTGGAGACAAAGCCCTGCCTTATATAGAGATACCTTCTGAAGACAACCCTTTTTTAGGGGTGCGCGGGGTACGTCTATTTCACACCCATCCCGAACTTATGGAAGAGCAATTGCATGCGATCTTCCTCGCTGCAGGAGATAAACCTATCAAGATCATGTTCCCTATGATCAGTTCTGTGGAAGAGTTCACGCAAACAAAATCCTTTGCACAGAACGTAGCCCAAAAATACCAGCTAGATATTTCACACCTTCAATTTGGCATCATGATAGAAGTACCATCGGTACTTTTCTTGTTGGAATCCCTCAATGATGTCGTAGATTTCTACTCCATCGGTACCAATGACCTGACACAGTATCTTTTTGCCATAGAGAGAACACACACTCTACTCAAAGCGGATGCACTCTCTCCGGCACTCTTTTCTGCCATAGAACGCATTCTTGATACCGCAACCAAACCTGTCAGTATCTGTGGTGAACTCGCTGCAAACAAAGAGGCCATACCCAAACTTTTAAACCTAGGCATGGAGACGTTCAGCGTTTCTCCAAGAAGTATCGCGCAAACAAAAGAGGAGATAAGAGATGTTTAA
- a CDS encoding PTS transporter subunit EIIC has product MFNLLQRIGKALMTPIAVLPVAALLLRLGFGDIFDGHIALIMKSAGDAIFSHLDLLFGIGIAYGLAKNNDGAAALSGAIGVLIAKAVYLSIDKEVNMGVFVGIIIGVIAGTLYNRYHAIKLPEFLGFFGGKRFVPIITAISAIGVGILAGYFWHFAQSGIDAFSNAIIGLKETGTFIYGTLNRLLIPLGLHHILNSVFWFQLGEYTYLQEGVQVVANGDLHRFFAGDKTAGIYMSGFYVVMMFGLPAMAYAIYLNTPKHYRKKVGAILAGVAFTSFLTGITEPLEFLFLFVAPLLFVLHALLTGLALAAAQMLDIHAGFGFSAGFIDYVINYKLATKPLLILPLGAVFSLIYFFTSYYTIKLFKLTIFKEMIEEKTIESDEETQAFIAALGGEDNIIHTDACITRLRMQVHDSSLLKDDALIRLGAKGVIRPDRRSVQVVLGTKAESVAEKIKAFLHRG; this is encoded by the coding sequence ATGTTTAATCTACTTCAACGCATCGGAAAAGCACTGATGACCCCTATTGCCGTCCTTCCTGTGGCTGCACTTCTGCTTCGCTTGGGCTTTGGCGATATCTTTGACGGGCACATAGCCCTGATCATGAAAAGTGCCGGAGATGCGATATTTTCTCATCTTGATCTCCTTTTTGGTATAGGTATTGCCTATGGATTGGCCAAGAACAATGATGGTGCCGCAGCACTTTCAGGTGCAATCGGTGTACTCATCGCCAAAGCGGTCTATCTCAGTATAGACAAAGAGGTGAATATGGGTGTTTTTGTCGGTATTATCATCGGTGTCATTGCTGGTACCCTCTATAACCGTTATCATGCCATCAAACTGCCGGAATTTTTAGGCTTTTTTGGAGGAAAACGTTTTGTGCCCATTATCACCGCGATCTCTGCCATAGGGGTCGGTATACTTGCCGGATATTTCTGGCACTTCGCGCAAAGCGGTATCGATGCATTTTCAAATGCCATTATTGGCTTAAAAGAAACAGGTACCTTCATCTACGGCACACTCAACCGTCTGCTTATCCCTCTAGGACTGCACCATATACTCAACTCTGTGTTCTGGTTCCAGCTTGGAGAATATACCTATCTACAAGAGGGGGTACAGGTAGTGGCTAATGGAGATCTGCATCGTTTTTTTGCCGGAGATAAAACCGCAGGTATCTATATGTCAGGTTTCTATGTCGTCATGATGTTCGGTCTGCCTGCAATGGCCTATGCTATCTACCTCAACACCCCAAAACACTACCGTAAAAAAGTAGGTGCCATTTTGGCCGGTGTTGCCTTTACCTCATTTCTTACAGGTATCACAGAACCCCTGGAGTTCCTCTTCTTGTTCGTAGCCCCTCTGCTCTTTGTACTGCATGCCCTGCTTACCGGTCTGGCACTTGCAGCAGCACAGATGTTGGACATTCATGCAGGATTCGGGTTCTCGGCCGGCTTCATAGATTATGTGATCAACTACAAACTGGCAACCAAACCACTGCTTATCCTCCCTCTAGGCGCAGTGTTTTCGCTGATCTATTTTTTCACTTCCTACTACACGATCAAACTCTTTAAGCTCACTATCTTTAAAGAGATGATAGAAGAAAAAACCATCGAATCGGATGAGGAAACACAAGCATTCATTGCTGCTTTGGGAGGAGAAGACAATATTATTCATACCGATGCATGCATTACACGATTGCGTATGCAGGTACATGACAGTTCGCTGCTTAAGGACGATGCCTTGATACGTTTAGGTGCAAAAGGGGTCATCCGTCCGGATAGACGCAGTGTCCAAGTGGTATTGGGGACCAAAGCAGAGAGTGTTGCAGAGAAGATCAAAGCATTCCTACATCGAGGCTAA
- a CDS encoding sensor histidine kinase, producing MKRYERESFLKSFLIFLILLEVLLAINFWNEYQIKKVEIEDKIHIEMKLCAFSLQCAGLTTDFVDKDENKEENILYQDGGFYSYFKVPTSEKYLMKVMYSQENYLQRVGKLANKLYGKFLFYSVFAAFVSLLFSFYALMPLQRALRINEEFVKDILHDFNTPLSSMLINLKLFKREIGDNQKIQRLENNIQSILSLQDNLRIFLKGVPAQSERFSLKELVQDRVHYFEVLYPDVNYKIAIDKTTLETNKDAFTRILDNLLSNAGKYNSVNGDVDIVLLGSSLTIQDTGKGIKHPSRVFDRYYKEQDRGIGIGLHIVKKLCDELTIPIKIQSKKNKGTKIELNLYNVIFVK from the coding sequence TTGAAAAGATATGAGCGAGAATCATTTCTCAAAAGTTTTTTGATATTCCTGATACTTTTGGAAGTCTTACTGGCGATTAATTTTTGGAATGAATATCAAATTAAAAAGGTAGAGATCGAAGATAAAATTCATATAGAGATGAAACTGTGTGCCTTTTCCTTACAGTGTGCAGGTCTCACCACAGACTTTGTGGATAAGGATGAAAACAAAGAAGAGAACATTCTGTATCAGGATGGCGGTTTTTATAGCTATTTCAAGGTACCGACATCAGAAAAGTATTTGATGAAAGTGATGTACTCACAAGAAAATTATCTACAGAGGGTTGGAAAGTTGGCCAATAAACTGTATGGAAAGTTCTTGTTTTACTCTGTCTTCGCTGCATTTGTCTCCCTTCTCTTCTCTTTCTATGCACTGATGCCGTTGCAAAGAGCACTTCGTATCAATGAGGAGTTCGTAAAAGATATCCTTCATGATTTCAATACCCCTCTGAGTTCTATGCTTATCAACTTAAAACTATTTAAAAGAGAGATAGGAGACAACCAAAAAATACAGAGACTTGAAAATAACATCCAAAGTATACTCTCATTACAGGATAATCTACGTATCTTTCTTAAGGGAGTTCCAGCACAATCAGAAAGGTTTTCATTGAAGGAGTTGGTACAGGATCGTGTACACTATTTTGAGGTACTCTACCCTGATGTGAACTATAAAATAGCAATAGACAAAACGACTTTGGAGACAAACAAAGATGCATTTACCCGTATTTTGGATAATCTTTTAAGCAATGCCGGTAAATATAATAGTGTCAATGGTGATGTGGATATTGTATTGCTAGGGAGTAGTTTAACGATACAAGACACAGGAAAAGGTATCAAACACCCTTCGAGGGTGTTTGATCGATATTATAAAGAACAAGATAGAGGTATAGGGATAGGATTGCATATTGTGAAAAAACTGTGTGATGAATTGACCATACCGATCAAGATACAAAGTAAGAAAAATAAAGGAACAAAGATCGAATTGAATCTTTACAATGTGATCTTTGTCAAATAG
- a CDS encoding response regulator transcription factor, giving the protein MRILLLEDDQILCDSLKEFLELEGYTIDVAHRGPEVFDLTFNHAYDLYILDVNVPEVDGFDVLSELKDAGDETPAIYITALTDINSISRGFALGAEDYIKKPFDPEELLIRIKRKYQKEEELICLKDITYNPVTRVLQKSGQTIGLGDVQQNLFHALITSQNKIVESYLLMDFLEQPSANALRVNLAKLKNKLGIEIKNIRGKGYMIEKI; this is encoded by the coding sequence ATGAGAATACTATTACTTGAAGATGACCAGATCCTATGCGATAGCCTGAAAGAGTTCTTGGAACTTGAAGGCTATACTATAGATGTGGCACATCGAGGACCTGAAGTATTTGACCTTACGTTTAACCATGCGTATGACCTGTACATTTTAGATGTGAATGTACCTGAGGTCGATGGGTTTGATGTGCTCTCGGAACTCAAAGATGCAGGAGATGAAACCCCTGCTATTTACATCACGGCCCTCACGGATATCAACTCCATTTCCAGAGGTTTTGCCTTAGGAGCGGAAGACTATATCAAAAAACCTTTTGATCCTGAAGAACTACTGATACGCATTAAACGAAAATATCAAAAAGAGGAGGAACTGATTTGTCTGAAGGACATCACGTATAATCCGGTCACAAGAGTGTTGCAAAAATCTGGACAGACCATAGGCCTGGGAGATGTGCAGCAGAATCTTTTTCATGCACTTATCACATCACAAAATAAAATTGTAGAGAGTTATCTATTGATGGATTTTTTAGAACAGCCTTCAGCCAATGCCCTGCGTGTAAATCTTGCAAAGTTAAAGAACAAGTTAGGCATAGAGATCAAAAATATACGCGGAAAGGGGTATATGATTGAAAAGATATGA
- a CDS encoding PTS sugar transporter subunit IIA — MFGFLKRKVREIKAPVDGQVVALESVKDEVFSQKLVGDGVAIIPMSDVFTAPIDGKITKIFSTNHAYSIKSTKDLEVMVHIGLETVALGGKGFERLANEGDEVKAGDPIIRVDLSYVREHAKDIITPVIIAEESDVKSIDKRLNIVKSQDIIMEVN; from the coding sequence ATGTTCGGATTTTTAAAGCGCAAAGTAAGAGAGATCAAGGCACCTGTAGATGGACAGGTCGTAGCACTGGAAAGTGTGAAGGATGAGGTGTTTTCACAAAAACTAGTAGGAGATGGTGTAGCGATCATACCTATGTCAGATGTGTTTACTGCACCCATAGATGGGAAGATCACAAAAATATTTTCTACCAACCATGCCTATAGCATTAAAAGTACAAAAGATTTGGAGGTCATGGTCCACATCGGTTTGGAGACTGTGGCCCTTGGGGGCAAAGGTTTTGAACGCCTCGCGAATGAAGGAGACGAGGTCAAGGCAGGAGACCCTATCATTCGTGTCGATCTATCCTACGTTCGTGAGCATGCCAAAGACATCATCACACCTGTGATCATTGCTGAGGAAAGTGATGTGAAAAGTATCGACAAACGATTGAATATCGTCAAAAGCCAAGATATCATCATGGAGGTCAACTAA